The genome window ACGGAAAATGCCCTTTTCCTTGCTCCATTTTTTACATTAAGCTCTCTAACTGTTTCTCCCAATAAATACAATTCTGAAAACCCCTAAAAATCTCTCTCTGCAATCCTCTGCCCTCGCAATTAAAAAGTTTAGCCCTTTCTTATCTTCCACTCGCAAGCGCTTTCCCGAGAAAACCACAAATTTTCCTGGAAAGgcaaaaatcaattttcttgAATGGATGAAGAGGGAGCGTTGCCGGACCATCTGCGCTGTGGCCGGACAGACGGCCGGCAATGGCGGTGCAAACGGAGAGTCATGGACGACATGAAGCTCTGCGAGATTCACTATCTCCAAGGACGGCACCGTCAGTTCAGAGAGAAAGTCCCGGAGTCACTCAAACTCCAGAGAAAGCCTAAAAACGCACCGAGCAGAGATCAAAACCACAACGGCGTCAAAATTAGGGCACGGAAAGTTGACAATTTGGTGAAGTTGTTGAAGAGGAAGCGATCCGAGGAGACGTTGAAGAAAAgtaagaagaggaagaagaagatgaagctGAAGAAGAGCGAGTTGAATTTGGAGCTTATACGAATGGTGCTGAAGAGGGAGGTCGATAAGAGGAAccagacgaagaagaagaaggttgTGGAGGAAGAGAGTGAGgatgatgacgatgatgaTCATGATGATCTCACCAGAGACTTGCCTAATGGCCTAATGGCAATTTCTTCGTCTTCGTCACAGTCGCCGCTGCTTCGTTCCGGCAATGCAGGTTCCAATTCGTCTTCTGATGGTAAGGTTGGGGTTGATATGGGGCCTGCTGCTATGCGGCGGCGGTGCTTTCGGTCCAAGAACATCGAGCCAATGCCTGCTGGCACATTGCAGGCGAGCTCTGACTTCAACCTTTATGATAATATGGtttttgtgggattttgattttttttttttttctcagtggttttttcttttctttaggTTTTGCCATATAATGTAGGGAAATTGAGAAGGGGTAAGAGGAAAAGGTGCCATTGGTGTCAAAGAAGTGGGAGTGGTGTTTCTTCCTGTCTAACTAAGTGTTCGAGTTGCCAAAAGCATTTCTTTTGCTTGGGTTGCATCAAAGaaaggtttgttttgtgttcttttggTTATGGTTGTCAAATTTATGTTTGAAACTTAAGAGCTTCGCTCTATGGAAGAAGTTGCTAAATTGCTGCTTccattcatatttttatagaaGTTAAATGTGAAGTTAACAATTCTTATAGAATGGTGCTTAGACTGTAGTTTGAACTCTAGTAGCGTGAATGCATGAACTTCATTTTTGAAAGGGGTCATTTGTATGGTATTCTGTACTCCtctcattaaaaataaataaataaattgcagAATCAGGTGCTTAAGAATCGAATCTTCATCAGTTAATCATCAGAATATCAGCTCATGAACCAAAAGTAAGAAATCAATCAATTCAAAGCAAGTAAATACTGGTGTGAAATACTGAAATGTATCTATCTTTCTTTTGATTAGAAAGTgataaattttaagaaaactTTATGAACAGCTTGGATTTTGCTGGCACATTAGCAAATTCACCCTCGTCTGTACCTGTAATAATCTACCAGAAGCCATGGTTTTGTAGAATGTTCTGCATCCTACAAGatgaaaagacaaaagaaaaaaaatgatagaGACAAAGTGAGAATCCAATTATCTCCTTTTATCCAAAGCTGACAATGCATTGCTAGAAACAAAACTGAGTGAAGATAATATCCATATGCTCCTTAACTGTATGCTTtaattcttctccttgttATATGGAATGAGATTTGATGACTCTTGTTGCTTAAAACAATTTAGGTATTTTGATACACAAGATGAAGTCAAGAAGGCATGTCCAGTTTGTCGAGGAACTTGCACCTGTAAGGAATGCTCTGAAAATCAATCAAAAGACGCTGAAAGTAAGGTCTGACATTAAAGTTAGCTGAATTGTGAACTAGATCATGCTTATTGTGATATTGTATGCTGATACTTTAAATCGTTCATACTCCTTTTTTCAGGATTATTTGGGGGTTAAGAATAAAGTTGAAGTAATATTACATTTCCATTACCTGATCTGTATGCTTCTTCCTGTGCTAAAACAAATAAACCAAGATCAGAAAGTTGAGCTAGAAGCAGAGGCAAAAATGAGAGGTAGTGTGCCATTCTTCTCAGAAGGTTGCTCTTTGCACCAACTTTATGGTCGATAACTAAAAACCTTTTTTTACAGGGGAAAAACTATCTGAAGTTCATATCAAGAAGGCTGAATATAGCTGCAATGAACAACAGTGCTGGTATGTTCTATACTTCTGTAAtgttttaatggtttaaaTGGAATTTTTGTAATATTCTTGCATTGATTCTCTGGGGCACCATTGACTTTTGGAACAGCAATAAATGCAAAGCTTCAATTGTGGATCTCCATAGAAGCTGCCCAAATTGTTCCTATAACCTTTGTTTAAGTTGTTGTCGAGATATGTTTAACGGAAGCCTCCTTGGAGGTATTAACACATCTCTCTCAAAGCACtctaacaaaaagaaaaattgtgcCTCTGGTAAAGGGCAACTTTTAAAGAAGCCAATAGCCAACCGTAAGCAAAATGTCCGCAGTTTGTacctttcttcttctgcatCAGTACTCAGCTTGAAAACTTGTAATGCTGTTAAGGGTATATCTTGCCCACCTAAGGAGTTCGGAGGTTGTGGTGACAGCCTCCTTCATTTGAGATGTGTTTTCCCATTAAGTTGGATCAATGAGCTAGAAGTAAGTGCAGAAGAAATAGTTTGCAGCTACGAATTTCCAGAAACTTCTGACATGTCTTTGTGCTGCACACTATGTTTGGGCATGGACCAGAAATTTGATGGAATTAAACAGTTGCAAGAAGCGGCTGTGAGAGAGAACTCAAATGATAACTATCTGTACTACCCCACGCTTTTGGAGATACATGGTGATAATGTTGAGCACTTTCAGAAGCACTGGAGTAAAGGTCATCCTGTTATAGTTCGAGATGTGCTTCAAACTACGTCAGATTTGAGTTGGGATCCAGTGTTAATGTTCTGCACTTATCTTGAGAGGAGCATTGCTAGCTATGAAAACAACCAGAATTCACACGAAGCTATCCACTGCTTGGATTGGTGCGAGGTCAGTGATTTCCACTACTTGAAGATTAAAGGTTATagaattgttttcttttaattcaCAATTGTCCACAACCAATCCCATTCTCAATTTTAACTCTCAAAAGGAAAACTGATTGTGTGCTTTGTGCATCTTTATCTCTAAACTCTTCAAGTATGCTTAGTTGTCCTATCAcccactgtttttttttttttcctaaaagaagaaatatcaTATGGCAGGTGGAAATTGGAATCAGGCAGTATTTTATGGGTTCATTGAAGGGGCAGGGACAAAGGAATATGTGGAATGAGACACTGAAGTTGAGGGGTTGGCTTTCTTCGCAGTTATTTCAGGAACAGTTCCCAGCTCATTATGCTGAAATAATACGAGCTCTACCACTTCAAGAATACATGAATCCCATGTCGGGTCTTCTAAATCTTGCGGCAAGGATGCCACAGGAAATCCCAAAACCTGATCTAGGTCCCTGTGTTTATATTTCATATGGCTGCACTGAGCAACTTGTACAGGCTAATGCAGTGATAAAGCTATGTTATGACTCATATGATGTGGTATGCCTTGGAATTATCCCTTGTACATTGCtgtctagtttttttttgtcttattattttatggtggGAATGCTGTCTCTTTCCATTTATGCTGTAATGACACAATTAGGCACAATATCATATCAATTGTTCAAGTAACTGTAACTGCTTTCCATgcatattatttgaatttatagAATGGTACCTGTAGAAGTGTCACCTCATCAAACCAACGCCACCAAGCATTAATCTAACTTttggtaatttcttcttaattgtaatttttaaaCAAACTTAGTAAAATTTGGGTTGAATTATATAGAGAAAACCGTAAGCCTTTGATAAAGCTTCACCTCTTGCATTGCATCTCTAACATTTGAATTTGGGCTATCTGATTTTACGTTAAAGATTATTTTTGCATAAGTagcatttattttttaatctaTCTAAGTTTTATATTCCATTTATTCTGTTTATGCATGTGACCCCAGGTTAACATTTTGGCACATACATCAGATGTCCCCATCTCTGAAGAACAAGTTTCTAAAATAAGAAAGTTACTGAAAAAGCACAAGGCTCAAAATCAGAGGGAGTCTTCTAGAGCTACTTCtgaacaaacttttacaaaaAAAGTCAAAGGAGAATCAGATTTGCTTAGTGAAACCATGGAAGAAGCAGGGTTGCATAATGTGATTGGAGAAGAGATGCATTTGCGCAAAAGAGTTGCTAGAGAATCTTGCTTCTCCACACATGCGGCATGCACTAGGAATCTCAAAGAAAGTGATATGCCCCACGATGGGGAGTCTGATTCTGAGACTGATTCTGAAGCTACACTAAGTAGCTctgagacaatcgatgatgaTGCTGAAACGTCCAAAGATAAAATGTCTCAGGTTCTGCTTGAAAGCTGCAATGGCTATAAAAGGAAAACCTTAGCCGAGTCTTGTGGTGCCCAATGGGATGTTTTCCGCAGACAAGACGTTCCAAAACTTATACAATATCTCAGAAGGCACTGTAATGAATTTACTCGTAAATTTGACATTCATAAGCGTGTAAGTCCAAAACCTAAAGTTACTGCTTTTGGGCAGATCAGGTTAAACTCTATCCTACTTTTTAACTTCCACACTTACTGCAGGTTGATCATCCAATTCTTGATCAGAGTTTCTTTCTAGACTCAAGTCACAAACTAAGGCTTAAGGAGGAATTTAGTAAGTATAATTCGTGGCATTTCCATCACTGGTTGATTTATGAATAACTGAAGTTAACCCACCACTCACTATTACCAGAAATTGAACCTTGGACTTTTGAGCAACATATTGGAGAAGCTGTCATCATCCCTGCTGGATGCCCATACCAGATTAGGAGTCCTAAGGTAGCATGTGTAACACTTTCATGATGTAGTATTTAGAAAACCATTTGAATCTTTCCTACTTTTACttcttttgactttttggaGTGGTTACCAAGAATGTGTAGCAGATTTACACTTGTTATGCATATAAATTTATAGTGTCCCCCATTAATCACATCATTTTggcaaattaataaaaatcttTTGGATTTCATGTGTTTCTCCCATCTTATTAAATTTGTTAGAAGACTAAATGACATTCATGACGCGTTATCATAATCTTGTACATTCTGTTTATTTTGGCATGCAGTCTTGTGTACATGTGGTGCTGGACTTTGTCTCACCTGAAAATGTTAATGAGTGCATCCAGTTGACTGATGAAGTCCGTCTGCTTCCAGAAGATCATAAAGCAAAAGTTGACAAGCTAGAGGTGAACTTTCAATGATCCTAGTACCAATGTCTGTCTTATTTTCTCCATCATATGATTACAAAGTTGATCAGCGATTGAAAGTGCCTACCTTTGTCGTGAAAAACAGGTGAAGAGAATGGCCCTTTATAGTATTAGTTCAGCAATCAAAGAAATACGTGAGCTTACATGTGCAATGTAAGTGCCACTGCTGGGAAAGACATTTATCTCTTTTGTGCTTCCACATATGGCACCCGA of Prunus dulcis chromosome 4, ALMONDv2, whole genome shotgun sequence contains these proteins:
- the LOC117624950 gene encoding lysine-specific demethylase JMJ25; translated protein: MDEEGALPDHLRCGRTDGRQWRCKRRVMDDMKLCEIHYLQGRHRQFREKVPESLKLQRKPKNAPSRDQNHNGVKIRARKVDNLVKLLKRKRSEETLKKSKKRKKKMKLKKSELNLELIRMVLKREVDKRNQTKKKKVVEEESEDDDDDDHDDLTRDLPNGLMAISSSSSQSPLLRSGNAGSNSSSDGKVGVDMGPAAMRRRCFRSKNIEPMPAGTLQVLPYNVGKLRRGKRKRCHWCQRSGSGVSSCLTKCSSCQKHFFCLGCIKERYFDTQDEVKKACPVCRGTCTCKECSENQSKDAESKDYLGVKNKVEVILHFHYLICMLLPVLKQINQDQKVELEAEAKMRGEKLSEVHIKKAEYSCNEQQCCNKCKASIVDLHRSCPNCSYNLCLSCCRDMFNGSLLGGINTSLSKHSNKKKNCASGKGQLLKKPIANRKQNVRSLYLSSSASVLSLKTCNAVKGISCPPKEFGGCGDSLLHLRCVFPLSWINELEVSAEEIVCSYEFPETSDMSLCCTLCLGMDQKFDGIKQLQEAAVRENSNDNYLYYPTLLEIHGDNVEHFQKHWSKGHPVIVRDVLQTTSDLSWDPVLMFCTYLERSIASYENNQNSHEAIHCLDWCEVEIGIRQYFMGSLKGQGQRNMWNETLKLRGWLSSQLFQEQFPAHYAEIIRALPLQEYMNPMSGLLNLAARMPQEIPKPDLGPCVYISYGCTEQLVQANAVIKLCYDSYDVVNILAHTSDVPISEEQVSKIRKLLKKHKAQNQRESSRATSEQTFTKKVKGESDLLSETMEEAGLHNVIGEEMHLRKRVARESCFSTHAACTRNLKESDMPHDGESDSETDSEATLSSSETIDDDAETSKDKMSQVLLESCNGYKRKTLAESCGAQWDVFRRQDVPKLIQYLRRHCNEFTRKFDIHKRVDHPILDQSFFLDSSHKLRLKEEFKIEPWTFEQHIGEAVIIPAGCPYQIRSPKSCVHVVLDFVSPENVNECIQLTDEVRLLPEDHKAKVDKLEVKRMALYSISSAIKEIRELTCAM